ctatactgatgccaataaatcagggaaggcaggttacaaatcagaagacttggataaggtggaacaaagtccgtataattctgtccagaaggcagaattacatgccattcttatggtgctaagggattttaaagaacctattaatatagttacagattcacaatatgcagaaagagttatgttacatattgaaactgctgaatttatacctgatgatactgaactaacctcattgtttctccaggttcaagatttgatcaggaacaggctttgccctatgtacataacacacatccgatcccatacgggtctgccaggtcctctagcacaaggtaatgcagaaattgatcaattactgattggtagtgtgctacaagcctctgaatttcataaaaaacatcatgttaatagcaaaggtttgaagaaagaattttcaattacatggcaacaagctaaggagattgtaaagaaatgccctacttgctctttctataaccaaacgccactgcctgcaggggctaatccaaagggcacccaaaggaatgaaatctggcagatggatgtgttccactttgcagaatttggcaaattaaaatatgttcatcacaccattgacacttattcaggctttcagtgggcaactgctttaagttcagaaaaagctgattcagtaatcactcatttattagaagtcatggctatcatgggtatacctacacaaataaaaacggacaatggtcctgcttatgtttctaggaaaatgaaacggtttttttgattattacaatatcaagcatgttacaggtataccatacaatcctataggtcaagcagtcatagaaagatcaaatcgaactataaaagatatgttgaacaaacagaaaggggttgaaaacacccccagaaataggctacataatgctttgttaaccttgaattttctcaatgctaatgagaagggaacaacggctgcagaaagacattggataatggaaaagtctactgaactaaatcaaccagtttatttcaaggatgcgctgacctcacaatggaagccaggatatgtgctacgttggggaaggggttttgctcttatctccacaggtgaggaaaaattgtggataccatcaaaattaataaaggttcggtttgaagaagagaagccacttggaaaagataaataacaattcttttataaggatggcgaacatactgatggtaagaaatacagataggttggaggcagggttcttttcttatctccacaggaaaatactcatcttcaaaaaaattgagggaccctgaatatttaattactgatggatggacacattttgtaagtattaatttttatttatatgtcttattaaacatttctttataaatatatagagctggttttgaagttagactctggctcagtccctctccaattccaagcctgttagtaagagaaaaacccagagtttctggagtttctgtctcatgtcaagagccatgatatgggacagaaagaaatatgagtttagaaaacatccttgcttttcttcatatctatcatacttttcattgaatatatatatcatgccttttattgaatatatatatgtatgtatatctatgtctatatgattaatgtttaagtttttcacaatgaacaatgagtttttccccgaagtgacatttgaagtttccaggaagaagatggggccccacaacaacaactctacctggttgatatgacgtcatgatactgatagcgctactacaagacctgttttggataccagctgcacaagacgatcccaacttggttagctgaaatggtgcacatcttgtacaacattctggccagacctccacaaaatactcagagactatttgcaattttaaaagacattgatcttgaaatttaaccatcattttacttttacaggatcccccagaaagaacgtcgcccccatgacagctggaagtaattctagaggacgacgtcccctctcccagtaaagtttacccctgggtttaggggcatcatttaggggttgggaggttgggggaggaattttataagctcagggatcattttgaaaaaaaaaaaaagagggaatgatgggataatagatttataattgtgagttactgcttttagacaaatatattggtatcaattcttgtatattgaaacaaagttaaattatattgactattgtatgcatgcatgtttctatgtctgtttaaaacatttttatgtattgacatatattgtattgatatatatattgtatacatttaccatattgcaatgtacatttctacctcttattaagatacttatataatgtttgtgcattgatatatatttaccatattgcaatgtatatttgtacagtgtttatatttggaggtcattatcctcatttgttacacagttgtttattgtcttagtctttaagttagatagatattgagaattatatagataaatagtcatctaagtttgtcatttataatcagactaatcaggttctttagatatatagagattatactcagtatagatagataatcttcaacctcttcaaagagctgtagaaaatggcctttaatctaactcagagtttcgtgatagtgagacacaattgctcctggcaacaccactccattcccgagagaatgttgaacaccaaagacactccacctggagcctttctatttggcagaactggcctttgggcaaagaaatgcctatacctcaacctctgacacagatacagagcgtgcatcaatggataaaacaggactgtcatatcctgccaagacagggtaagatagttttgaaaagttccttgcctttaataatggtatgtcagttatgttaggccttagccaaaattggttgactcaacattgcaaacgagactttgggtgattgcccaggtagtcagttgtctctgtcaattgttgcacattttggatatatctcgtttgttgagtagtgtttattcccttctcagatctttgactgagttgaagattatataattgtagttactctttacattatttggactccttgagatagaatgtttagcaaagcttttgttctcaatattgtttgttatatttattatttgttgttattgtatgtagttgtatttggtttagttctgtcttatttagacaaaaaggggagatgtagggataagtcccgccccttagggggtgtgttcgcctcgggctaatgtctgcctacaaatttggcgagtgtgctccgagctgtctcttctactctcctggtctccgcgggaacggtggttctgtaagtctatttctacattaaaactatatatatatatttttacaaactgtctgcattcgtttacgccgctacagtaacccagtcacagaaagaccattatcatatgtactcattcatatgtggttttaaaacataaaacaaagaaagccagcctacaaaccacaatctcagataacttagaaaaatgatgacttagactaagagagacttacacatatctaatctacatgggaagtagaaaacagaaacagacaagatatcctgggtaaattgggagctggaccttgggggaggattgaagcagggaggggaaagggagggaagggaggagagaaaaatgtagagctcaataaatattaataaaaaagaaaacaaagaattgttGGTTAGAAAAGTGAAATCCTTAATCATTACTGTTGAGGTGATAGGTggagccactatggaaatcagtgtggaggcatCTAAAATATACTGACTAATATTCATAGCACTGAACGGTACTATGAACattactggaggagaaaagtattAATCAATTtcacccagccacaaaccctgtAAGTTACAATAGAAACATATCTGCATGATACATGCATTCGTGCAATAGTGACACAAATGCCATGGAACTAACAAACTGTTGTTTGATTGGATTCAAGACATATACAATGATATGAACGCCATATTTGAGACTGCTAATTATGTCAAGAACATGAGACTACATAGGCAAGAGACactatataaaatatactataaTTATTCTGCTAACAAAATGACTCTAAATAACATtactatacccatagattaggCAGTTACTCAGTTCTCATCAATGAAAATTCTTGCAGTAGAGGGTAGTTAACACAGAGGCCCACAACTTGTCACCAGGAATAGGATGAGAGACTTCAGACCACTTATCTTTAAATGTGATGACTGTATTACTGATCCTCCCTCAGGGTTCAGAAATCTAtatggaagaatagatagaaAGATCATAAGAGCCAAAGGTGGTGGATCTTAAACTTTAAGGAAACAACATGGATGTTGGGCAAATGAACTGTCAAAGACTATAATTGCATGCACAATATCCAGCAAGTCCAAAACAGAAAATACCCTATCATGAAGAAAGGGAAATAGGCATAAGTTTCTACTCCAAGAAGCTATTTACAATTGAATGATGTTGGCAAAGTGAAAGTCAGTTTCTTTcagtggagtgacactgggtatatgaCCCCAGAGAAAGCTATATGCTCAAGAAATACttgatcaacacaaaacagactctatgattttgtttttgtttgtttgggtgtttattaaagcttttatttgttttgtggttttttttcagagagggtaagaatATGAATTTGGAAGAGTAGGGATGTGTTGTGGGGAGGAGTTGAATTTAGGGGAAGGAATATAATCAAATTACattgtattaaatttttttctttttattttttattgaaaaaaaaatcctgcctcctcccagccttccatttccctccccctcctcccactcctcttcccctccccccatttctctttcccccctctccagtccaaagagcagtcagggttccctgccctgtggaaagtccaaggtcctcacccctccatcctggtctaggaaggtaaacatccaaactggctaggctcccacaaatccagtacatgaagtaggatcaaaacccagtgccattgtccttggcttctcatcagccctcattgtccgccatgttcagagattccggttttatctcatgctttttcagtcccagtccagctggccttggtgagctcccaatagattagctccactgtctcagtgggtgtgggcacccctcacagtcctgccttccttgtatgaaaatattcaaaaaattaagagaagaaaaatttaaaatagaactaTCATATTACCAGCTATACCAACCATGGTCACATAATAAAGGACCCTGTCTTActtaattttccatttatatgagataaaacaccatgaccaaagcaactgcaAGAAGGAAGAGATTATTTAGATTTATAGTTACATAGACCTAAGCATCTATGATTTCAGAGCAGGAGCATGGTGACAGGAACCAAGAACTTATATACTTGTtataaacacaaaacagactgCACTGGGAGTGCTGCGAGGCTTTGAACCCTCAGAGCCCATCACAGTCACCTACTTCTACCAGGTACTGTGTAGctcctaaacctacccaaacagtgccaccagctggggaccaaatattcaaacatttgaGCATATGGGATATATTCTTATTTGAATGACCACAGGAAATATTCTACtgcaaagatatttttatattcatgtttttgcttttctatttacAATAGCTAGAGAAAGGAATAAGTCACAGAtaatacacacaaagaaattttacTGAGCACAAAACAATGAGTtatgatgtttaaaatttttataataagtATTAGTTTTGTAAAGAAAGATTGTATGGAGTTTGAGTCATCTGTgaggggtcagttctcttcttccacatgttAGCTCCAGAGATtgcactcaggtcctcaagcatgATAGTAAGTGCCTTTACTCATTGAGCCAACACATTGGTCCAGTATATTTGTAATCCTTTGATTATTTATGTTTaacattgagaaaatatttaccttgaagaACGAAGTAATTGCAATAAATAATTAACAGTTATTGGATCTAGGTAGCTTAATGAGACCAAAACAATtccactttctctctatatctgaGTTTCAGAGTTCTTTGGACACACTGACCAAAACAAATAATTCTCTGGAGAAAAGTTCTGTAACCATGAGCTCCTTCAAAGCTGTCATGCTTTTCCATTGTCCTTGGTCAGAGACTCAAAAGGTGTATATAATTAGCTTCATATATTCCTAATGGAGGATTCCATGTGGCACTTTATCTGAGAGGACACAGGGAAACCTGGCTCTACAAGATGTTGTTATCATTCAGGTAAAATGGAGAGATGGAAATAAACTTATCAGTGTATAAGTGGATTATTCACAGATTTTAGTTTGTGATTAGTGTTGCTGTGGGTCTGAGTTGCATCCTAAAGTACTTGAGGAAGTCTAGGGCAAAGTAGAgtacagggaagaaaaggaattgAACAACACAGAAGGATGATTGTAACAGTATTCACTGTGTGAAAAGGCTTTGAATTTGATTGGAAAGAGATCAAGGAGGGGTAAATGAAGtgatttggagggagaaaagtggagggagaaatgatgtaatgagattACAGcataatcacaaaaataagagaaaaatgtctagaaaatgttagaaaaagcaaaacaattgaCTGCATTTGAGCTAGAATCACATTATATATAGGGGAATATAAATAGGACTAGAAAATGCCAAAAACATTGTAATGTTTTGTGTGAAACTTCTGCATTAATCTGTTATTCTATGCTCAGAAATGATAAAATGATATAATCTCCTACTGAATGACAAATAGCTTGttaacacatacaaataaaatggaaggatttgttgccttttctttcagttttttccaaaaagaggaaaataagcaTACCATTTTTTATAATATAGTAGCAAATTTTATTAGTAAGTTTGCAAGATGAAAGTGCCTCATGTATTCCTGAATAGGAAATAGTGCTTACCATGTAGAAAATAAGACCCAGTGCTGAAATCATAGTATcccatataattttatttttttcatcatgaTAGGTGCAATTTCAGAACACAGTGATTCCTGAGGTGCCAGGAGCTATATTTATTTcttgcttcattttaaagaacGTAAATTATACtgataattttgtttctaaactaTAAGTATAGTGGAGAAGGTTTAAAAATTTTGCCAAACAGATTCAgtagaatgtgaaaaaaaatcattaatacaAAGGCATTGCAAAAGCTATTTAGACAAGTGTAATCATTGTAGTTTTGGACTTTctgtttattatcatttatttatccagcattctctattcagttttaataatatcatttttcttcagttttctctgttgcttcagAACTCTGCCTACACTATCTCAATAAACTATACACCTACATATAGAGTTGTTAATCGATAAATAACATCTTTTCGCATTCTACAGTAAAATATAatggcattttgaaattttcaggcaaatggatggatctagaaaaaccaTACTGAattaggtaacccagactcagaaagacaagtataataCACTCACTCATAGTGACtttcaaacataaagaaaaaaatcagcctacagttcacaatgtCATAGATGCTAGTCAACAAAGAAAATCCTAAGAGAGCTTTACGAGGCTTTACTTAGGAGAAAaaatcaagatctcctgagtaaattgggagcatgggagtcacagagaggatagaaagggagagaagaggaaggaaggggagtgaagAATATGTGTATCTcagtaaaaggaataaaaaagaacatcttttagcaaatatttgcttctttatttttacagtttttctgATTTTAAGGTTTGGGACGAGAAGACAGGTAAAAAGATGTAAGACTAAGCCTCATAGGCTGGTGTCTAATGGAGGAGGGtttaatgaattatatttttgatGAGTAGTAAATACAGACCAACTGTTCTTTGAGAGCAAGTGAACTAagaatacattcatttatttgccaGACTATAAACACGAACATTAAAGTATTGTTAAATAAGTGTGCTACTATGTTTTCAATCTGTATTTTTGGTGCTTACTGCTAATGaacattcactttttaaattggtttatCTGACGTGTTGGGTCCTATTATTGACAAGTGATAGTAACAAAATGATAACATTTATTGAAGACTCACATTTGTATACTTACTTATGGAGTATATGGTTAGGATATTCATTTTAGGCTGGAAgttaaatataaatcaatatatttatttgttcagtAGATAAGTAAAACCAATTCACAGATTTTTATACAATTAGCATGGTATTAAACTACCAGTAAAGTATGGCATTAATCTTGGTTTTTGAACCAAACCCTTATCTTAACTAGTATCTATGTTAATTCTTTAAATAGAACAAAACCCTAAATTATAATGTGACAACCCATTTTACAGAGATATGAACATATAGTTACTATTACATTATGTCATCTTGCCAAGGATTCAGTTCATTTGGAATTACTTCAGGGCAGTGACTTCTGTTATTCCCAGTACTTCAAAAACTGATTGTCTCCATGAATGTAGTTTGGATGCTTATCTTGTCACAATGTCAATTGCTAGAAAACTTTCttgtttcaaagaataaaattatgtatcAATCTAACTCTGTTTGGTGAGTTAGTCTCATGTCCAGTTAGCTCAATTAAAGTATagtattttaatgttaatttgtAAGCAAGACATGGCAAAGGGACACATTTCATAATCTTGATGTTAACTATTTTGCAGTGAAGTTAGAAGTTAGGGAATATATGTCAGAATAAGGTCTGTAGCCTTTGCTATAGATATCAATATGGATAGTTAAAAATGATGAGTAGCTTTTTATTCTGTAATTGAACTGATAACATATTAGTCTTCAAATGAAAGTGTAAAGACCTTGGGGATGAATTTTGATTTTAGTATTTACTAATCTTCCACCTCACGTGGAATAGCTGTGAACTCACTCTAGTTTGCAAGTAGAGGGATATTGAATTTATAAATAGCTCAACATGACCGCATGACTGGCAGCAGCTTCTCTGCATGACTACAAATTCATATTATATGAGCATAATAGGAAACCTTTCTTCCTCTAGTTTTATGAAGGCACAATTAACAAATagattttgtaatatttatattgaatagcgagatgttttatatatgtgaatatataaaatacaaaaatatataaaaaccttaaaatacaTGTGCATGTTGTGAGCTAACCAGCTTAGTTGCCACCCATACTGATTAGAAAATGAATGGCGAAGTTCTGCACTTACCAATTTTCATGTAAGTACTACTGTTAGTGACAGTCACCTCACTGTGCCATGAATCTCCAGAAGCTACCCATCCTGTCTAATTATGCATTTCCCTTTTTACAAATATCtccattttcccctttctatcCCATCCCATTTGCTCATGATCTGTTgttatattttctgcttctatgaGTTTAGAGTCCCTAGAGTCCATGCCGTCTGATACATTTCAGCATTAGACTCTCCATGTTTCTTTAATTCAGTTAGCCCATTGGCCTCTAGTCTTATTgtggtaaaagaaaaataggatttctttgtttgaaggagaacaaagaatagtccatgtgtgttagagtgtcttttcatgtgtgtgttatCCACTCGTCTATTATTTATCACATCTTATTTACACATATTGCTTCTAATTTGTGAATGTTACATTTTCTGGATGTATATTCTTCACATTAGAATTgttatatcatataatatatctatatttattttaaaaattaaatttactattattattattactattatattgtattgtgattttatatatatgagtatgGTCAGTGTatactggatgtgtgtgtgtgtacatgtacgtgcatataaaataatacagactCGTGTacattggaggtcagaagacaatgttcTGGGTCCTGCTTTCTCATTCTCTACCTGATTCCTTTGAAACGGTGTCTCATGCTGAGCCTGGATCTAGTCTGGCAGTCCCCAAGCTCAAGTGATCATTTATTTCCAGCTTTCACAACACTGtaggtacagacacacacagtcacaattAGCTTCTTGtttggatgctgggatctgaacacaGGTTATCACAATTACACAGTGAATGCCCTTACCAGTCAAGGTATCTCTCTAGCTTAATATTTCCAGTTTTTAGTCTTCTCCATTGCTCTTCAACTGTTTTATTCTGGGCCTACACCTCTTTATCATTTACGGTGTTGAGAAGCTAATATAGGTCCTTAttcatctgtaattttatttcattgggCTACAAACGCagtctatatttttaattttttgaaggacctccacaaattatttttcttcctaaataaaTAGACTAATTCATATTCacatcaaattttttaaaaacaaccaatatttgttttctttaaaaaattaaagcttttgaaatataaatacaattacctcatttccatttcctttcctcccccagcacTTCCCAAGCACCTTCTTTTGTTATCTTTGAAAACTGTGAGGTGATATTTTATTATGGTTTGAAGTCATGATCTCCTGATGACTAATGATGCCCAGCACTGGTTTATATATAAATGCAGGATTTTACCTTAATACAATTATAATTTATcatttctcctgtttcttctctcaggTAGCGCTGACAAAAAGGTCAGTGGAAGGAGTGAATCAGTCCGTGGTATCAGAGTTTGTGTTTCTGGGACTCACCAATTCTTGGAGTATTCAACTATTGCTCTTTGTGTTCTCCTCCATGTTTTATGTAGCAAGCATGACAGGAAACTCCCTCATCGTGTTCGCTGTGGCTTCTGACCCTCACCTACACTCTCCCATGTACTTCCTGTTGGCTAACCTCTCCTTCATCGACTtgggtgtttcttctgttgtgtccCCCAAGATGATTTATGACTTATTCAGAAAACACAGAGTCATCTCCTTTAGAGGCTGTGTCACTCAAATCTTCTTCATTCATGTCATTGGTGGTGTGGAGATGGTGCTGCTcatagccatggcttttgacagatatgtggccatatgtAAGCCTCTCCATTACTTGACCATTATGAGCCCGAGGATGTGCATCTTGTTTTTAGTGGCTGCCTGGGTGGTTGGCCTTATTCACTCTCTGGTTCAACTAGCTTTTGTAGTAGACTTACCTTTCTGTGGGCCAAATGTGTTGGACAGCTTCTACTGTGACCTTCCTCGATTTATCAAACTTGCCTGCATAGACACTTACCAACTGGAATTCATGGTCACAGCCAACAGTGGATTCATCTCTGTGGGCTCCTTCATCATACTGATCATTTCCTATATTGTCATCATAATCACTGTACAAAAACACTCGTCAAGGTCTTCTTCTAAGGCTCTGTCCACACTTTCAGCTCATATCTCTGTGGTTGTCTTATTCTTTGGTCCTTTGATATTCTTCTATAACTGGCCTTCTCCTTCAATACACCTGGACAAATTTCTGGCAATTTTTGATGCAGTTGTTACTCCTTTTCTGAATCCTGTGATATACACATTCAGAAATCAGGAAATGAAGGTAGCAATGAGGAGAGTACGCAGACAGCTACTTAGTTATAGGAAAACTTCTTAAATTGATGAGCTGAGGACTTTCTTCAATGAATGTAGAAGGTTACGGTCCATCAACCTCAGAaaaatatttgcacacacacacacacacacacacacacacacacacacacatatatatatattacacatacacaaattatgTATATAACTTTGTCTTTCTCTATATGTTTACATATTCTTCTGATTAGTCTGGATTAATAATCTCTACTGAAAACAGAGAATCACATTTATTTACAAAGCAAAGATTATAATAATCTTGAACTTACATTCCTAAGGAATAGTGTTTACTTCGACG
The Microtus pennsylvanicus isolate mMicPen1 chromosome 2, mMicPen1.hap1, whole genome shotgun sequence DNA segment above includes these coding regions:
- the LOC142845059 gene encoding olfactory receptor 4F3/4F16/4F29-like, which encodes MYQSNSSVVSEFVFLGLTNSWSIQLLLFVFSSMFYVASMTGNSLIVFAVASDPHLHSPMYFLLANLSFIDLGVSSVVSPKMIYDLFRKHRVISFRGCVTQIFFIHVIGGVEMVLLIAMAFDRYVAICKPLHYLTIMSPRMCILFLVAAWVVGLIHSLVQLAFVVDLPFCGPNVLDSFYCDLPRFIKLACIDTYQLEFMVTANSGFISVGSFIILIISYIVIIITVQKHSSRSSSKALSTLSAHISVVVLFFGPLIFFYNWPSPSIHLDKFLAIFDAVVTPFLNPVIYTFRNQEMKVAMRRVRRQLLSYRKTS